The following are encoded in a window of Aestuariirhabdus haliotis genomic DNA:
- the hrpB gene encoding ATP-dependent helicase HrpB, whose amino-acid sequence MLPESIRQLPIAELLPRLSEELGLRDNLVLQAPPGAGKTTAVPLELLAAPWLKGQKILMLEPRRLAARAAAARMASLLGEAVGDTVGYRISLERRIGPNTRIEVVTEGVLTRLLQNDPELADYGVVLFDEYHERSLQADLGLALCQQAQQLYRDQIPLKLVVMSATLDGGRINERLQNSLLLTSSGRAFPVDLHHRDIGSLSRNGAQWYRALADLVQRVVAEEQGDLLLFLPGGGEIKRLQSLLEERSLADISICPLYGELAFEQQQRAIEPSLPGERRLVLATPIAETSLTIEGVRVVIDSGLVRRPCFDPVSGMTRLATQRISAASAEQRAGRAGRMEAGICYRLWSENLQLEAFAKPEILEADLSSLVLELAAWGDLDTAEYLWLDAPPPVHFRAACDLLIDLQALHKAGDIWQITDHGQAMSGLAMHPRLAHMLIRANENSLGYAACQLAGLLSERDLLIMEPQHRDADIMLRLGVMEGERPPGRVKVRKGSLQRAKQLSKQWQRQFKVKPCGFDSGQIAQLLAWAYPDRIAQQRGHEPGRYRLANGKGASMALDDAMATVPWLVVAELGGIKNTSDVRIFLACEVEQERLRDQFAEQLVISSDVYWDKRQAQVVAEGREQLGALILRKSRQQNPDPQAIQQALLQGIREAGLSALPWNDAGKALQARICFAARFEPTIPELDDAWLLENLESWLQPFLDRQTRLEQLKSLDLCQVLLAQLDWQTQQRMQTLAPERWRVATGSQHRIDYSDPLAPVLAVRLQEMFGCAEHPAIANGQQPLTLSLLSPARRPVQVTQDLEGFWRGSYSEVKKEMKGRYPKHYWPDDPLQAEATTRTKRHIKGA is encoded by the coding sequence TTGCTGCCCGAATCAATCCGTCAGTTGCCCATTGCCGAGCTTCTTCCGCGTCTGAGCGAAGAGCTCGGCCTGCGGGATAACCTGGTCTTACAGGCCCCGCCCGGCGCCGGTAAAACAACGGCCGTGCCGTTGGAACTGCTGGCCGCTCCCTGGTTAAAGGGCCAAAAAATCCTGATGTTGGAACCTAGGCGTCTGGCGGCTCGCGCCGCCGCCGCACGAATGGCTTCCTTATTAGGAGAAGCGGTAGGGGATACGGTGGGTTATCGAATCTCACTGGAGCGGCGCATCGGCCCGAATACGCGAATAGAGGTGGTGACCGAAGGCGTGTTGACGCGCTTATTGCAGAACGATCCCGAGCTGGCTGATTATGGCGTCGTGCTGTTTGATGAATACCATGAACGATCGTTGCAGGCCGATCTTGGTTTGGCGCTCTGCCAGCAGGCACAGCAGCTCTATCGTGATCAGATACCGTTGAAGCTGGTGGTGATGTCCGCGACTCTGGATGGAGGACGGATCAACGAGCGCTTGCAAAACTCCCTCTTACTGACCAGCAGTGGGCGGGCTTTTCCGGTTGATCTGCACCACCGGGACATTGGCTCCCTGTCCCGCAATGGGGCTCAGTGGTATCGCGCTCTGGCGGATCTGGTTCAGCGGGTGGTGGCTGAGGAACAAGGAGATCTGTTGCTGTTCTTACCCGGTGGAGGGGAAATAAAACGCCTGCAATCGTTGCTGGAAGAGCGATCTCTAGCGGATATCAGTATTTGCCCTTTGTATGGTGAGTTAGCCTTTGAGCAGCAGCAGCGCGCTATAGAGCCTTCCTTACCTGGTGAGCGCCGTCTGGTGCTCGCGACACCCATTGCAGAAACCAGCCTGACCATAGAAGGGGTGCGGGTGGTGATTGATAGCGGCCTGGTACGGCGCCCCTGTTTCGACCCCGTCTCGGGTATGACGCGTCTGGCAACCCAGCGTATTTCCGCCGCATCCGCCGAGCAACGTGCCGGACGTGCCGGTCGTATGGAAGCCGGTATCTGCTACCGCTTGTGGAGTGAAAACCTGCAATTGGAAGCCTTTGCCAAGCCAGAAATTCTGGAAGCGGATCTCAGCTCCCTGGTGTTGGAATTGGCCGCGTGGGGGGATCTCGATACGGCCGAATACCTGTGGCTCGATGCGCCGCCACCAGTACACTTCAGGGCGGCTTGTGATCTGCTGATCGACTTGCAAGCGTTGCACAAAGCGGGAGACATCTGGCAAATAACCGACCATGGCCAGGCCATGTCTGGGTTGGCCATGCACCCGCGATTGGCTCATATGCTGATCCGTGCCAACGAAAACTCGTTGGGGTATGCCGCCTGCCAGTTGGCCGGCCTGTTAAGCGAGCGCGATCTGTTAATTATGGAGCCTCAACATCGCGATGCGGACATTATGCTGCGTCTCGGGGTGATGGAGGGAGAGCGCCCGCCGGGGCGAGTCAAGGTACGCAAGGGTTCGTTGCAGCGAGCCAAGCAGCTGTCCAAACAGTGGCAACGCCAGTTCAAGGTCAAACCCTGTGGTTTTGATTCCGGACAAATTGCCCAACTGCTGGCCTGGGCTTACCCGGACCGCATTGCCCAGCAGCGAGGGCATGAGCCGGGTCGGTATCGGTTGGCCAATGGTAAGGGCGCCTCAATGGCGCTTGATGACGCCATGGCCACCGTGCCCTGGTTGGTGGTGGCTGAGCTGGGAGGCATCAAAAATACGAGTGATGTTCGTATTTTTCTGGCCTGCGAGGTAGAGCAAGAGAGATTACGAGATCAGTTTGCCGAACAGCTTGTGATCAGTAGCGACGTCTATTGGGACAAGCGTCAAGCGCAGGTGGTGGCCGAAGGGCGTGAGCAGCTTGGGGCTTTGATTCTGCGCAAGTCTCGCCAACAAAATCCGGATCCGCAAGCCATTCAGCAGGCGTTGTTGCAGGGAATTCGTGAGGCCGGGCTGTCGGCATTGCCCTGGAACGATGCTGGCAAAGCTCTGCAAGCAAGAATCTGTTTTGCCGCGCGTTTCGAACCGACGATTCCAGAACTGGATGATGCCTGGTTACTGGAAAACCTGGAATCTTGGTTGCAGCCTTTTCTCGACCGCCAGACCCGGCTCGAGCAATTGAAATCGCTGGATCTGTGCCAGGTATTACTCGCTCAGCTCGATTGGCAGACCCAGCAGAGAATGCAGACGTTGGCACCCGAACGGTGGCGAGTCGCCACCGGATCCCAGCATCGCATCGATTATAGCGACCCCCTGGCGCCGGTTTTGGCGGTGCGCCTGCAAGAGATGTTCGGTTGTGCGGAGCACCCCGCGATAGCTAATGGTCAACAGCCCCTGACACTGAGTTTGTTATCCCCTGCCAGGCGCCCGGTGCAGGTGACCCAGGATCTGGAAGGTTTCTGGCGCGGCAGTTACAGCGAAGTCAAAAAAGAGATGAAAGGTCGTTACCCCAAACATTACTGGCCCGATGATCCCTTGCAGGCCGAAGCAACAACACGCACCAAACGGCATATTAAAGGCGCTTGA
- a CDS encoding OmpW/AlkL family protein, producing the protein MKKLTLLAAIIAASTALSGQAMAREAGDIIFRAGAATVDPTGVDSDELTLNGTTLANTEVSSIDSNTQLGLTLTWMITDKVGLDLLAATPFEHDIKAQGLEGLGINKVGSTKHLPPTLSVQYHPMGGTDSKFQPFFGLGLNYTTFFDEDASSQLESGLNGVTGVNEKYDLDLDDSWGMAFQAGADYFITDNIALNATVWKINIETDATFKGKTSGTKVKAKDVDINPWVYMVGIGYKF; encoded by the coding sequence ATGAAAAAATTGACTCTTTTGGCCGCGATTATCGCAGCCAGTACCGCGCTGTCTGGCCAGGCGATGGCCCGTGAAGCGGGTGATATTATTTTCCGCGCGGGTGCGGCTACCGTTGACCCCACCGGGGTTGATAGCGATGAGTTGACCCTGAATGGAACCACCTTGGCCAACACGGAAGTCAGCAGTATCGACAGCAATACCCAGTTGGGCCTGACACTGACCTGGATGATTACCGACAAGGTTGGTCTCGACCTGCTGGCCGCTACCCCTTTCGAGCATGATATCAAAGCTCAGGGTCTCGAAGGACTCGGCATCAACAAGGTGGGTAGCACCAAGCATTTGCCGCCGACTCTGTCGGTTCAGTATCACCCCATGGGCGGTACCGATTCCAAATTCCAACCTTTCTTCGGCCTGGGCCTGAACTACACCACCTTCTTCGATGAAGATGCCAGCAGCCAACTGGAAAGTGGGCTTAATGGCGTTACCGGTGTAAACGAGAAGTACGATCTGGATCTGGACGATTCCTGGGGCATGGCGTTCCAGGCCGGCGCCGATTACTTTATTACGGACAACATTGCACTCAATGCTACCGTCTGGAAGATCAATATCGAAACCGACGCTACCTTTAAAGGCAAAACATCAGGCACTAAAGTCAAAGCCAAGGATGTGGATATCAATCCCTGGGTCTATATGGTCGGTATCGGTTACAAGTTCTAA
- a CDS encoding SDR family oxidoreductase, protein MKILIIGGSGQTGTCLRQRLDETRLKYYAPTKEQLDLTDTRHLQDVADKYRPDLVINCAGYRNASLAETEPSRCFALNRDAVGELATLCHERGAVLMHISSYMVFDGHKSDAYTEKDTANPLGVLGGSYWQGEQQIRERCERHIILRVGWMISERKFELLREIIAELKTPDPFDVLGNRYGNPTPADDAARVIVAIMQQLDCNAEPWGTYHYGGVNAVSESELAETILREVSQYDEVATDQLNIISATDEDETRKFPLNSRLDSTKLLHTFGIHANDWPVGLARLIKSFYV, encoded by the coding sequence ATGAAAATTCTGATTATTGGTGGCAGTGGACAAACAGGTACCTGCTTACGGCAGCGACTGGATGAGACCCGGCTAAAATATTACGCCCCGACCAAAGAGCAGCTGGACCTGACCGATACCCGGCACTTGCAGGATGTAGCGGATAAGTATCGTCCCGATCTGGTCATCAACTGCGCCGGTTATCGCAACGCATCTCTGGCCGAAACTGAACCCTCACGCTGTTTCGCCCTGAATCGGGATGCAGTTGGTGAGCTGGCAACATTATGCCATGAGCGTGGCGCCGTCCTGATGCATATCTCCTCCTACATGGTTTTCGATGGTCATAAGAGTGACGCCTATACCGAAAAGGACACCGCCAATCCGCTGGGGGTGCTTGGAGGCAGTTATTGGCAGGGAGAACAACAAATTCGAGAGCGCTGCGAGCGCCATATTATTTTGCGTGTGGGCTGGATGATCAGTGAGCGTAAATTTGAGCTATTGCGAGAGATCATTGCCGAGCTGAAAACCCCCGATCCTTTCGATGTACTGGGAAATCGCTATGGCAATCCGACTCCGGCGGATGATGCCGCTCGGGTGATTGTCGCGATCATGCAGCAGCTGGATTGTAATGCCGAACCTTGGGGAACCTATCATTATGGTGGTGTTAACGCGGTCAGCGAAAGTGAACTGGCGGAAACGATTCTGCGTGAAGTGTCGCAATACGATGAAGTGGCCACGGACCAGCTCAATATCATCAGTGCAACAGATGAGGATGAGACCAGGAAGTTTCCCCTCAATAGCCGTTTGGACAGCACCAAACTGTTACACACCTTTGGGATTCATGCCAATGACTGGCCGGTCGGTCTGGCGCGCTTGATCAAAAGCTTTTATGTATAG